Proteins from one Rosa chinensis cultivar Old Blush chromosome 7, RchiOBHm-V2, whole genome shotgun sequence genomic window:
- the LOC112180338 gene encoding ubiquinol-cytochrome c reductase complex 6.7 kDa protein: MAGDVGMFKFLKPKSRPHPVDIQAAALWGVAAGTTALWVVQPFNWIKKTFFETPEPEK; encoded by the coding sequence ATGGCCGGTGACGTGGGTATGTTCAAGTTCCTGAAGCCCAAGAGTCGTCCTCACCCCGTGGATATCCAAGCCGCTGCCTTGTGGGGTGTCGCTGCCGGCACCACCGCTCTTTGGGTCGTCCAGCCATTCAACTGGATAAAGAAGACCTTTTTTGAGACTCCAGAACCAGAAAAGTGA